In Sphingobacterium sp. lm-10, one DNA window encodes the following:
- a CDS encoding arginine decarboxylase, producing MQSYQEFLDLSVGFPQDGFDIIDDELYFHDLNLMEMIETYGTPLRFTYLPIISKKIQQAKILFQTAILKHNYRGSYMYCYCTKSSHFKHIVEEALKNDIHLETSSAFDMPMIDALERQGAVTKDITVICNGFKTFQYKQYIVDMLHDGYRNIIPVLDNKEEFNMYDDEVELDAPCSLGIRIAAEEQPDSQFYTSRLGIRMEDVIDFYNSKIAENPHFKVKLLHFFINSGISDTPYYWNELEKYVTLYCKFKKINPDLDTLDIGGGMPFKDSLVHDFDFEYMVNEIVNRIKQICAHHEVLEPDIITEFGKYTVAEASGILYKVLGRKQQNDREKWLMLDGSFITNLPDVWALNQKYILLPINNWDSEYERVNLGGITCDGQDYYNQEAHMNSVFMPKTRKVQYLGFFHTGAYQEVLSGYGGIHHCLLPSPKHVLIRRNRDETFNYEVFGEEQNSKQVMKLLGYQ from the coding sequence ATGCAGAGCTATCAGGAATTTCTTGACTTAAGTGTCGGCTTCCCGCAAGACGGATTCGACATCATCGATGACGAATTATACTTCCACGACCTTAACCTGATGGAGATGATTGAGACGTATGGTACTCCCCTACGTTTTACCTATCTTCCCATCATTAGCAAAAAGATACAGCAGGCGAAAATACTTTTTCAAACAGCCATCTTAAAGCATAATTACCGCGGTTCTTATATGTACTGCTACTGTACAAAATCTTCCCACTTTAAACATATTGTCGAAGAAGCGTTGAAGAATGATATTCATTTAGAGACATCTTCTGCTTTTGATATGCCGATGATTGATGCGCTGGAGCGTCAGGGTGCCGTTACGAAAGACATTACGGTGATCTGCAACGGTTTCAAAACATTTCAATACAAACAATACATCGTAGACATGCTTCACGATGGTTATAGAAACATCATCCCAGTATTGGACAATAAAGAAGAGTTCAATATGTACGATGATGAAGTGGAATTGGATGCACCGTGTAGCCTGGGTATTCGGATTGCAGCAGAAGAGCAACCCGACTCACAGTTTTATACCTCTCGCCTAGGTATTCGTATGGAAGATGTCATTGACTTCTACAACTCCAAAATTGCGGAGAACCCACATTTCAAGGTGAAGTTATTACATTTCTTCATCAACTCGGGCATCTCAGACACGCCTTATTATTGGAATGAGTTGGAGAAATATGTGACCTTATACTGTAAATTCAAAAAAATCAATCCAGATCTGGATACCTTAGATATTGGTGGCGGTATGCCTTTTAAAGATTCATTGGTACATGATTTCGATTTCGAATACATGGTCAACGAGATCGTCAACCGAATCAAACAAATCTGTGCACACCACGAAGTATTGGAACCGGACATCATTACCGAATTCGGAAAATATACTGTGGCAGAAGCTTCTGGTATTTTATATAAAGTGCTAGGCCGCAAACAACAAAATGATCGGGAGAAATGGTTGATGTTAGATGGTTCATTCATCACCAACCTACCAGATGTATGGGCATTGAACCAAAAATATATCTTATTGCCGATCAATAACTGGGATTCGGAGTACGAACGCGTCAATCTAGGCGGCATTACTTGTGATGGTCAAGATTATTACAACCAAGAAGCACACATGAACTCGGTGTTTATGCCGAAAACCCGCAAGGTACAATATCTCGGATTTTTCCACACCGGCGCTTACCAGGAGGTGTTAAGTGGATATGGTGGTATTCACCACTGCCTGTTGCCTTCGCCTAAGCACGTGCTTATTCGTAGAAATCGAGACGAAACATTCAACTATGAGGTATTCGGCGAAGAGCAAAATTCCAAGCAAGTGATGAAGTTATTAGGTTATCAATAG